ctgtttctactgtttctactgtatctactgtatctactgtatctactgtttctactgtttcTACTGTATCTACAGTCTCAGACtctactgtttctactgtttctactgtttctactgtatctactgtttctactgtttctactgtttctactgtttctactgtatctacagtctcagactactgtttctactgtatctactgtttctactgtttctactgtttctactgtttctactgtttcTACTGTATCTACAGTCTCAGACtctactgtttctactgtttctactgtttctactgtttctactgtttctactgtatctacagtctcagactactgtttctactgtttctactgtttctactgtttctactgtatctacagtctcagactactgtttctactgtatctactgtatctactgtttctactgtttcTACAGTTTCAgactactgtttctactgtttctactgtttctactgtttctactgtttcTACTTCCTCAGTTTTTAACCCTGAAACCATCCTCACTGGGATCTGATATACAAATATGAAATGGCCCCATATTCCCTATCTTTTgaactacacagggaatagggtcaTCTTGGACGTACAGATACAAAGTTAAACTCGAATGCTATTCTGGAGGTCAATGCCTAGTAGAGACAAAGTTCTCCTGTTCACAGATGAGTTCCACAGCGTTGTGTACGTCCTGTACGATGTGTCCTGGTTCCATCAGCGACGGGTCGAAGCGGAAGTCCCGGTGACCATGAAACACAGTCTCGGTGACGCTGTGGCTGGCATCAGCCGGCACCTCGCTGTGGGGGTTATAGACACCGGTACATACCAGCAGGGATTTACAGGAGGTGGCGGAGGGGGAAGCCAGCTCGCTCTCCAAGGCCGTCTCCATGTCCTGGTCCTGGAGAAGGGCTTTAGGGGACCCTCCGCCCCCTGTACCCTCCACCGTGGCCTGCACTACTTGGGCGGCAGTCTGCCTGGTCCGGACCCTCTGCTCCAGATAGCGGTTGTACAGGTTGGCTCCATAGATATCTGTCATCAGGTTGTCTCTTTGTTAGATGGAATAAAGGTTGGACACTAGTTAGAAGGGAACAGGGTATCTAATAACATGTCAATAGTATCATTACAGCATTACTACATAGGTGTAGCATGTTAATACAGTATCACTACAGCATTACTACATAGGTGTAACATGTTAATACAGTATCACTACAGCATTACTACGTAGATTAGAGTGAAGCGTAGGGTTTCTTACAGCTTTGTCTCAGATCGGTTTGTGCTCTAGTGTTTTGCTGTCTCCCGTGGTTCCTTACCCGACGGCGTAGACGTGTAGTGTTCtgatgggtttaggttctatCCCGATAGTGTAGAGTGTTCtgatgggtttaggttctatCCCGATAGTGTATAGTGTTCtgatgggtttaggttctatCCCGATTAGTGTAGAGTGTTCtgatgggtttaggttctatCCCGATAGTGTATAGTGTTCTGATGGGTGTAGGTTCTATCCCGATTAGTGTAGAGTGTTCtgatgggtttaggttctatCCCGATAGTGTATAGTGTTCtgatgggtttaggttctatCCCGATAGTGTAGAGTGTTCtgatgggtttaggttctatCCCGATAGTGTAGAGTGTTCtgatgggtttaggttctatCCCGATAGTGTAGAGTGTTCtgatgggtttaggttctatCCCGATAGTGTATAGTGTTCtgatgggtttaggttctatCCCGATAGTGTATAGTGTTCtgatgggtttaggttctatCCCGATAGTGTATAGTGTTCTGATGGGTGTAGGTTCTATCCCGATAGTGTAGAGTGTTCtgatgggtttaggttctatCCCGATAGTGTATAGTGTTCtgatgggtttaggttctatCCCGATAGTGTAGAGTGTTCTGATGGGTGTAGGTTCTATCCCGATAGTGTATAGTGTTCtgatgggtttaggttctatCCCGATAGTGTATAGTGTTCtgatgggtttaggttctatCCCGATAGTGTAGAGTGTTCTGATGGGTGTAGGTTCTATCCCGATAGTGTAGAGTGTTCtgatgggtttaggttctatCCCGATAGTGTAGAGTGTTCtgatgggtttaggttctatCCCGATAGTGTATAGTGTTCtgatgggtttaggttctatCCCGATAGTGTAGAGTGTTCtgatgggtttaggttctatCCTGATAGCGTGGAGTGTTCTGATGGGGTTATTACCCGATAGTGTATTGTGTTCTGATGGGGTTATTACCCGATAGTGTATTGTGTTCTGATGGGGTTATTACCCGATAGCGTAGAGTGTTCTGACGGGGTTACCCGGTAGTGTTCTGATGGTCCCGATAGTGTAGAGTGTTCTGATGGGGTTATTACCCGATAGCGTAGAGTGTTCTGATGGGGTTATTACCCGATAGTGTAGAGTGTTCTGATGAGGTTTAGTTACCCGATAGCGTATAGTGTTCTGATGGGGTTTAGTTCTACCCGATAGTGTATAGTGTTCTGATGGGTTGTAGGTTCTATCCCGATAGTGTATAGTGTTCTGATGGGGTTTATTCTACCCGATAGTGTAGAGTGTTCTGATGGGGTTAGTTTACCCGATAGTGTAGAGTGTTCTGATGGGGTTATTACCCGATAGTGTATAGTGTTCTgatggggtttagttacccgatAGCGTAGAGTGTTCTGATGGGGTTAGTTACCCGATAGTGTAGAGTGTTCTGATGGGGTTATTACCCGATAGTGTAGAGTGTTCTGATGGGGTTTAGGTCTACCCGATAGTGTAGAGTGTTCTGATGGGGTTATTACCCGATAGTGTATAGTGTTCTGATGGGGTTAGTTACCCGATAGTGTAGAGTGTTCTGATGGGGTTAGGTTTACCCGATAGTGTATAGTGTTCTGATGGGGTTAGTTCTACCCGATAGTGTAGAGTGTTCTGATGGGGTTATTACCCGATAGTGTATAGTGTTCTGATGGGGTTTAGGTTTACCCGATAGCGTAGAGTGTTCTGATGGGGTTTATTACCCGATAGTGTAGAGTGTTCTGATGGGGTTAGGTTCTACCCGATAGTGTAGAGTGTTCTGATGGGGTTAGGTTATCCCGATAGTGTAGAGTGTTCTGATGGGGTTATTACCCGATAGTGTAGAGTGTTCTGATGGGGTTATTACCCGATAGTGTAGAGTGTTCTGATGGGGTTTATTACCCGATAGCGTAGAGTGTTCTGATGGGGTTATTACCCGATTAGTGTTTAGTGTTCTGATGAGGTTATTACCCGATAGTGTTCTGATGGGGTTATTACCCGATAGTGTATAGTGTTCTGATGGGGTTATTACCCGATAGCGTAGAGTGTTCTGATGAGGTTATTACCCGATAGCGTAGAGTGTTCTGATGGGGTTATTACCCGATAGCGTAGAGTGTTCTGATGGGGTTATTACCCGATAGTGTTCTGATGGGGTTATTACCCGATAGCGTAGAGTGTTCTGATGGGGTTATTACCCGATAGCGTAGAGTGTTCTGATGGGGTTATTACCCGATAGTGTAGAGTGTTCTGATGGGGTTATTACCCGATAGCGTAGAGTGTTCTGATGGGGTTATTACCCGATAGCGTAGAGTGTTCTGACGGGGTTATTACCCGATAGCGTAGAGTGTTCTGATGGGGTTATTACCCGATAGCGTATAGTGTTCTGATGGGGTTATTACCCGATAGTGTATTGTGTTCTGATGGGGTTATTACCCGATAGCGTAGAGTGTTCTGATGGGGTTATTACCCGATTAGTGTTTAGTGTTCTGATGGGGTTATTACCCGATAGTGTTCTGACGGGGTTATTACCCGATAGCGTAGAGTGTTCTGATGGGGTTATTACCCGATAGCGTAGAGTGTTCTGATGGGGTTATTACCCGATAGTGTAGAGTGTTCTGATGGGGTTATTACCCGATAGTGTAGAGTGTTCTGATGGGGTTATTACCCGATAGCGTAGAGTGTTCTGATGGGGTTATTACCCGATAGTGTTCTGATGGGGTTATTACCCGATAGCGTAGAGTGTTCTGATGGGGTTATTACCCGATAGCGTAGAGTGTTCTTATAGGTGTCCTCCAGCCTCTCTCTGCAGCCTGCTCCCTGATGAGGTACTCAGCGAAGTGATATGTTAGTTCAGAAGGTTTCCCCATCAGAGCTTCGTACTTCAGCTCCTGACCCGTTATCTTCCTGTAGATGTTCTCCAGACACACAAGGAACATCCCGTGGCCAAACCTacgcaagcgcacacacacacacacacacacacacacacacacacacacacacacacacacacacacacacacacacacaatgacagacAGTGTGACCAAAACATTTGTCAACCATTGTTCCATGTCACTTTCTCAGTGACTTGTTACCGTGGAGACTGGGCCTCGGCCATCCACATCAGGTCCATGTTACAGGCCAGCAGCGGCAGGTGGGCGGAGTGACGCATCTCATGGGCGTTACCCAGGCTCCCATTGGTCAGCAACACATCAATGATCAGCTGCAGATTGGTCTCCCATCGGATTGGCTCGCCGAACAGGATGACCGCTGCGACCAGGGGAAGAAAAAACAACATCATTAAATCGTGAGTTTATACTTTTCTTATAAATCTGAAACATTATTCTACATGTAGAACCATTATTTGGAGAAAATGTACTATGATATGAACAATATGCTTCTTACCTTGAACTACAGGGAGGTTCACAATAGGTGAAGACTGCAACAAGAGTAGAATAACATTCAGGGCACCAGAGTACATACACCCTAAAGTGTTTCTTGGACTCCAGAGTACATACACCCTAAAGTGTATCTAGGACTCCAGAGTACATACACCCTAAAGTGTTTCTTGGACACCAGAGTACATACACCCTAAAGTGTTTCTTGGACTCCAGAGTACATACACCCTAAAGTGTATCTAGGACTCCAGAGTACATACACCCTAAAGTGTTTCTTTGACACCAGAGTACATACACCCTAAAGTGTATCTAGGACTCCAGAGTACATACACCCTAAAGTGTTTCTTTGACACCAGAGTACATACACCCTAAAGTGTTTCTTGGACACCAGAGTACATACACCCTAAAGTGTCTCTTCGGCACTAGAGTACATACACCCTAAAGTGTATCTAGGACTCCAGAGTACATACACCCTAAAGTGTATCTAGGACTCCAGAGTACATACACCCTAAAGTGTATCTAGGACTCCAGAGTACATACACCCTAAAGTGTTTCTTTGACACCAGAGTACATACACCCTAAAGTGTATCTAGGACTCCAGAGTACATACACCCTAAAGTGTATCTAGGACTCCAGAGTACATACACCCTAAAGTGTATCTAGGACTCCAGAGTACATACACCCTAAAGTGTATCTAGGACTCCAGAGTACATACACCCTAAAGTGTTTCTTTGACACCAGAGTACATACACCCTAAAGTGTATCTAGGACTCCAGAGTACATACACCCTAAAGTGTATCTAGGACTCCAGAGTACATACACCCTAAAGTGTTTCTTTGACACCAGAGTACATACACCCTAAAGTGTTTCTTTGACACCAGAGTACATACACCCTAAAGTGTTTCTTTGACACCAGAGTACATACACCCTAAAGTGTTTCTTGGACACCAGAGTACATACACCCTAAAGTGTTTCTTTGACACCAGAGTACATACACCCTAAAGTGTTTCTTGGACACCAGAGTACATACACCCTAAAGTGTTTCTTTGACACCAGAGTACATACACCCTAAAGTGTTTCTTTGACACCAGAGTACATACACCCTAAAGTGTATCTAGGACTCCAGAGTACATACACCCTAAAGTGTATCTAGGACTCCAGAGTACATACACCCTAAAGTGTTTCTTGGACACCAGAGTACATACACCCTAAAGTGTTTCTTGGACACCAGAGTACATACACCCTAAAGTGTCACTCTCAATCACCATCTCCTCCCTGACCTTTCACATCGCTGTGCATGTGACCCTGCTCCAGCAGAGGTAACACCATGGGTAGGGTACCCTCAGTCTCAGGTGGTTTGAATACATTTCGGGCTACCGGACAAACGTGTGtgctaaatatatataatatatatataatatactgaaCTACCAGTCTATACAAtaatatacagtaacatgacatgCACAGGGAGAACACAGTCACAGCAGAGGTGGACTTTATGGGTTCTTGAGGCAAATTTGTTCCTTGTGAGGGGAGGGACCTATGAACTAAattacatgacttagacttttCAATCTCTTGTTATAGAGCCACCATGTGgtgtgagggtgagagggtgtgGCCCTAGGGCCTTTACCATGTggtgtgagagggtgagagggtgtgGCCCTAGGGCCTTTACCATGTGGTGTGAGAGGGTGAGGGTGTGGCCCTAGGACCTTTACCATGTGGTGTGAGAGGGTGAGGCCCTAGGGCCTTTACCATGTGGTGTGAGAGGGTGAGGGTGTGGCCCTAGAACCTTTACCATGTGGTGTGAGAGGGTGAGGCCCTAGGGCCTTTACCATGTGGTgtgagagggtgagggtgagagggtgtgGCCCTAGGGCCTCTACCATGTGGTGTGAGAGGTTGAGGGTGAGAGGGTGTGGCCCTAGGGCTTTTACCATGTtgtgtgagagggtgagagggtgaggcccTAGGACCTTTACCATGTGGTGTGAGAGGGTGAGGCCCTAGGACCTTTACCATGTGGTgtgagagggtgagggtgagggtgtgGCCCTAGGGCCTTTACCATGTggtgtgagagggtgagagggtgtgGCCCTAGGGCCTTTACCATGTGgtgtgagggtgagagggtgtgGCCCTAGGACCTTTACCATGTggtgtgagagggtgagagggtgtgGCCCTAGGGCTTTTACCATGTggtgtgagagggtgagagggtgtgGCCCTAGGGCTTTTACCATGTGGTgtgagagggtgagggtgagagggtgagggtgagggtgagagggtgtgGCCCTAGGGCCTTTACCATGTggtgtgagagggtgagagggtgtgGCCCTAGGGCTTTTACCATGTGGTgtgagagggtgagggtgagggtgagagggtgtgGCCCTAGGGCCTTTACCATGTggtgtgagagggtgagagggtgtgGCCCTAGGGCCTTTACCATGTGGTgtgagagggtgagggtgagagggtgagggtgagggtgagagggtgtgGCCCTAGGGCCTTTACCATGTGGTgtgagagggtgagggtgagagggtgtgGCCCTAGGGCCTTTACCATGTGGTgtgagagggtgagggtgagggtgagagggtgtgGCCCTAGGACCTTTACCATGTGGTgtgagagggtgagggtgagggtgagggtgagagggtgtgGCCCTAGGGCCTTTACCATGTggtgtgagagggtgagagggtgtgGCCCTAGGGCCTTTACCATGTggtgtgagagggtgagagggtgagggtgagagggtgtgGCCCTAGGGCCTTTACCATGTggtgtgagagggtgagagggtgtgGCCCTAGGGCCTTTACCATGTggtgtgagagggtgagagggtgagggtgagagggtgtgGCCCTAGGGCCTTTACCATGTGGTgtgagagggtgagggtgagagggtgagggtgagagggtgagggtgagggagagggtgagagggtgagggtgagggtgagggtgagagggtgtgggtgagggtgagagggtgagggtgagggtgagggtgagagggtgtgggtgagggtgagagggtgagggtgagggtgagagggtgagagggtgtgGCCCTAGGACCTTTACCATGTGGTgtgagagggtgagggtgagggtgagggtgagggtgagggtgagagggtgaggggcCTTTACCATGTTGTTAAGTTGCAAAGTCCTGGGCCTTTTCATCTCATggaaattgttatttttttcttcaccaacatggtagaaacaggaatataataacaataatgaagtGGAACAAATACAACAGGGTTTCACCGGCTTTGCTGCTTGAACCCCTAAATATACCTGCAAGCAGCCTTGCCAGGGTTCAAGCTGTGGGTCCACTGTGCAACCATCAGGACACATCGCCTTAGGATGAGATACTTCTGTACTCCTGACCACGCTTGGCAAATATCAGAACTCTAAATCTTCCAGATCATGCAATATAACTTTGatgtattttttactatttttaatGATATTGACAATTTTAAATGTCTTAACCGATTGGAACCAAATGTGGTATATAGCATTTATGGATGCATGTCTTTAAACAACATGGCCACTATGAACCAATGAGCTTGCATGAATGTTTTTTTCCTGTCCAACAGCGCCACCATGCGGTCAAACTCAACAATTTTCTACAGGTTAGCTAGACTCACCTCTCTGAGCGCGTGTGACACATTTCATCACTCTGAGTCAACCAGATCAAGAGATATAAACATGTGCCCGTTACAGCGCCACCGTGTGGTCGATCTGAATGTGTTGAGTGTTGCATGGTATTGCATGAGAGGGTGTGGCCATTGGACCTTTACTATGTTGCTAAACTGAACATTCCTGATCTTTTTCATCTCattggatttttatttttttcaccaaTAACTAGAAAAGTACATTTCCTGATGATAATGTGGTGTGCTTGCTAGCTTGTGAAGCTTGTTAGCCTGATTAATTGATAGGATATGATAGCCTGAACAAGTGAAAGTTGGTTTGGTTGTCACTTGCTTGAATGATTCAAGTGTTGCTCGTAGTGGGTTATTTTATGCAATTTTATATAGTTATAGTTGATCAAAGTTTTTGAGAATTTGAAGTTAGCatagcctgaacatgtgaaagttAGTTTGGTGTCACTAGCTTTAACAGATCAATAATTACTGTTTGTGAATTATTTAATGCAATGACTCTGAGCTGCTCAATGACATGAGAGAGATGCtagctgatgttagctagcttaTTTTTTCATCACTCTAAACTCCTACAAACAACTGTAACGTTTTTTATTGGTAGAAGATATTTTTGTTCAAAGCCAGATTTGGAGAgcagagaagtagaggaagattCCATACGCTCTAAGTTTTTGGCTGGCTTTTTGGGGGACTGGTCAAAACAGCAGTTGTTTGGAACAAATTGGAAAAAACGTGTTAATATATTTCCTAAAACAGCTGTATAGTTAGATCCGTAGAGGATatttttattctgaaatatttatattatattataatattaaACATATTTGAATAGGAGAGCCGTAGACGAAGATGTCACACCCTCTTAACTTTTTGTCTAACTTGTTGGGTAAGTGGTCAAAAGTTCAGTTGTTTATAAAAAAAGTTAGAGAAAATGTTGTTGATGCGGTCACTTAAACAGCTGTAGCGTTTGATTGGTACCAGATAATTCTGTAATTATTTCAGGTTTGAAAAgcagagaagtagaggaagattTCATATGATCTAACGTTTTGCCTAAGTTGATTACAATCTGGTCAAAGTATCTGATGTGTCAAAAGTTACGTTGTTTACAGTGAATGTTGGAAACGTTGTTGTCACAACAGGGAGCTTTAGAATGTTGAAAAAAGTCCCATTTAACATGAATGAAGATGGACAAAAAAGAAAGACCAAAAGATGTATAGTttaaaaagtataaatcatttaaaaagtTCTATACAAGCACACTATTCCAGACCagtctgcacattttaaagtttgAATGGTGTTTGTAGCTTAAACGGTGTAAGAGGAGTAGCATGCAGAAAAATAATAAGACATATGTCGAAGATTTAAAGTGGGGACTTTTACTTCACAAGTCCCACCTAATAATAACTAGATGGTAATTTTCCATGAAGAAAAATTTGATGGGATTTGCTTCGACTCTTTAACATGTAGTATTGTGGTAGTTGTTGAAGaagtttaaaatgttttacttaaGCAAAGAGTTAAATGTAGTCAAACTTAAATGTTGTAAAAATAATCGTGTATGATTACTttgatagactacagtatcaaCCTTATTACTTTGGATTGTGTTAGATCACATATTTCAACACACATAACTACACTTAGAAAAAGTTACAGAAAATGTTGCGGTCATTTAAACAGTTTGATAGGTTGTTTTAACGTTTGATTCTGTTATTATTCCAgatttgaatagcagagaagtagaggaagatgtcATAACCTTTAACTCTTTGTGTAAGTTTTGGTCAAAGTAGCTGATTTGTGTCAAAAGTTGCATTGTTGCATTTACAGTGGAAGTGATGACGTCACAATTATTAGCCACATTAAAGTGAATGAATATGGACATTTTTAAAGTTTTTAAATGGCGTTTCTAGCCGTGTGAGAGGAGTAGCGTGCAGAAGAAGAATAAAAAGAACAACAACGTTTTAGAATGTGACGTTTGCTTCGAAAGTCCCATTAATAACAATAAAAAGTGAGAATTATGTCAAAGATTTAAGTGGGGGCTTTTGCTTTGCGAACCCCACAATAATTAAAGCAGCGAGCAATGTTGCCAGTGTTCCAGCTAGGTGCTGTTGTTCATTGTTGGTAAATGTTGAAGTGAGTTGAGCAGTTGTTATAAGATGGCATAAGTGTTAGTAGTACCTGGTGCATCAGGAGTATTGATAGTGCTTCACTATGAAACATTTCACATACATGCATACTGTAAATGCacatagtcaaacacacacacacacacacacacacacacacacacacacacacacacacacacacacacacacacacacacacacacacactcgcctcATAATGCCACCATCTGGACAAATTGGACATCACCCTAGGATGAGCTACTTCTGTACTCCTTGCCACACTTGCCAAATATCACAACTCAACATCAACCGATCATGCAATAGTCCTTTGATGTATTTTGGACCTTTTGTAATGATGTTGACTACTTTAAATGTCTTTTTCACTTCCTGCTGAACACGGAACGAGGGAGagctcggtttgttgttttgaaagtctattgaaaaagtttggttactagctagctaccttttgaTTTTGGATCCTGCGGCGTGTTTGTCATCAGTTGCTGGGACCGTTACTAtctgtccagtgatcctgccAACCAATGCCAGATCTGAGGAGCTGTTTGGGGGCCCCagtgccccctcacattgactctgtaccggtaccccctgtatatagcctccacattgactctgtaccggtaccccctgtatatagcctccacattgactctgtaccggtaccccctgtatatagcctccacattgactctgtaccggtaccccctgtatataacctccacattgactctgtaccggtaccccctgtatatagcctccacattgactctgtaccggtaccccctgtatatagccctgcacattgactctgtaccggtaccccctgtatatagcctccacattgactctgtaccggtaccccctgtatatagcctccacattgactctgtaccggtaccccctgtatatagcctccacattgactctgtaccggtaccccctgtatatagcctccacattgactctgtaccggtaccccctgtatatagcatccacattgactctgtaccggtaccccctgtatatagcctccacattgactctgtaccggtaccccctgtatatagcctccacattgactctgtaccggtaccccctgtatatagcctccacattgactctgtaccggtaccccctgtatatagcctccacattgactctgtaccggtaccccctgtatatagcccctccacattgactctgtaccggtaccccctgtatatagccctccacattgactctgtaccggtaccccctgtatatagcctccacattgactctgtaccggtaccccctgtatatagcctccacattgactctgtaccggtacaccctgtatatagcctccacattgactctgtaccggtaccccctgtatatagcatccacattgactctgtaccggtaccccctgtatatagcctccacattgactctgtaccg
The sequence above is drawn from the Salmo salar chromosome ssa22, Ssal_v3.1, whole genome shotgun sequence genome and encodes:
- the LOC106593459 gene encoding haloacid dehalogenase-like hydrolase domain-containing 5, with the protein product MKALSVLHRAANTLLSQPGDRGTLLTRCGICGASTLNNKIQPGFGLLFDIDGVLVRGKTPIPAAKKAFQKLVDSRGQFLVPVVFVTNAGNCLRQKKADQLSQILGVPISQDQVMLSHSPLRMFTKYHEKCVLVSGQGPVLDIANNLGFQNVVSIDMLTEYFPLLDMVDHNRRPKQPSSPIVNLPVVQAVILFGEPIRWETNLQLIIDVLLTNGSLGNAHEMRHSAHLPLLACNMDLMWMAEAQSPRFGHGMFLVCLENIYRKITGQELKYEALMGKPSELTYHFAEYLIREQAAERGWRTPIRTLYAIGDNLMTDIYGANLYNRYLEQRVRTRQTAAQVVQATVEGTGGGGSPKALLQDQDMETALESELASPSATSCKSLLVCTGVYNPHSEVPADASHSVTETVFHGHRDFRFDPSLMEPGHIVQDVHNAVELICEQENFVSTRH